Proteins from a genomic interval of Acidimicrobiia bacterium:
- a CDS encoding sulfurtransferase: MIVSAEWLASQFNDPSMRLVDVRSFLGEPEKGRQEYAIGHIPGAQFLDLESDLAGHEGGGRHPLPDLDSFAKRIGALGIGRDHRVVIYDADHGSTAARLWWMLRHLGHEHVAVLDGGWPAWIQAGGSQTSVRPTYPPVNYEMNVRTDDQATRTEVATRPSATTLIDARAAARYRGEFEPIDPVAGHIGGAINIPHESLARGGRMLPVSELTLRLTDGHDSIAYCGSGVTACYVILAHAVAGLPLPRLYVGSWSDWVGAGMPVAVAETDVADDRTVGTGEELAAANDRESGSDDEWSP, from the coding sequence ATGATCGTCAGCGCCGAATGGCTTGCTTCACAATTCAATGATCCCTCAATGCGCCTGGTTGATGTGCGCTCGTTCCTTGGCGAACCTGAGAAGGGGCGCCAGGAATACGCCATCGGTCATATTCCGGGCGCCCAGTTTCTCGATCTTGAGAGTGACCTGGCCGGCCACGAGGGGGGCGGCCGGCACCCCCTCCCCGATCTCGACTCGTTTGCCAAGAGGATCGGGGCGCTTGGTATCGGGCGTGATCACCGGGTGGTCATATACGACGCAGATCATGGTTCAACGGCAGCACGCCTATGGTGGATGCTCCGCCACCTTGGTCACGAGCACGTGGCCGTTCTCGATGGCGGCTGGCCGGCATGGATTCAGGCAGGCGGATCACAGACCTCCGTTCGGCCGACCTACCCGCCCGTCAACTATGAAATGAATGTTCGGACCGATGACCAGGCAACCCGGACCGAAGTCGCCACGCGGCCATCGGCGACCACCCTCATCGATGCAAGGGCCGCCGCCCGTTACCGCGGCGAATTCGAACCCATCGATCCGGTCGCCGGCCACATTGGGGGGGCGATCAACATCCCGCACGAAAGCCTGGCCAGGGGTGGCCGCATGCTCCCGGTCTCCGAACTGACCCTCCGCCTCACAGACGGTCACGACTCCATCGCATACTGCGGGAGCGGAGTCACTGCCTGCTACGTCATCCTCGCCCACGCCGTGGCAGGTCTCCCGCTCCCGCGGCTGTATGTCGGATCGTGGTCGGACTGGGTCGGGGCCGGCATGCCCGTGGCCGTCGCCGAGACGGATGTGGCCGACGACAGAACGGTGGGTACCGGCGAAGAGTTGGCGGCCGCCAACGATCGAGAATCAGGCTCCGATGATGAGTGGTCGCCGTGA
- a CDS encoding flap endonuclease: MKLHLLDATYELFRAHFGRPPRNAPDGNPIAAVHGLLETVLGLLRESETTHLAAATDQVVVSFRNDMYDGYKTGEGIEPELLAQFPIAERGLKAMGVVTWEMVEFEADDALATGALKYADDFDQIVIATPDKDCAQCVIDDFVVMLDRRRQVVMDEAGVWEKFGVGPISIPDYLALVGDAADGIPGVPAWGAKSASALLAEYTRLDQIPADESDWSISVRGATRLAASLRENIQDALLFRELTTLRRDVPLRETPDELRWRGAKRSEFEALCDEFGFGELKTRPHVWQD; the protein is encoded by the coding sequence ATGAAGCTGCACTTGCTCGACGCCACCTATGAGTTGTTCCGGGCCCATTTCGGGCGTCCACCCCGAAACGCCCCCGATGGGAACCCGATTGCGGCGGTTCACGGCTTGCTTGAAACGGTCCTTGGATTGCTCCGCGAGTCTGAGACCACCCATTTGGCCGCAGCCACGGACCAGGTTGTTGTGTCGTTTCGCAACGACATGTACGACGGCTATAAAACAGGCGAAGGCATCGAGCCCGAGCTTCTGGCGCAGTTTCCGATCGCCGAGCGAGGGCTCAAGGCCATGGGAGTCGTCACTTGGGAGATGGTCGAATTCGAAGCAGATGATGCCCTCGCAACCGGAGCACTCAAGTATGCGGACGATTTCGATCAAATCGTGATCGCCACGCCGGACAAGGACTGCGCCCAATGCGTGATTGACGATTTTGTTGTCATGTTGGATCGTCGCAGGCAGGTTGTCATGGACGAAGCGGGTGTCTGGGAGAAGTTCGGCGTCGGCCCCATTTCGATCCCCGACTATCTGGCGTTGGTGGGAGATGCCGCGGATGGAATTCCCGGTGTCCCGGCCTGGGGGGCCAAGTCGGCGTCGGCACTACTGGCGGAGTACACGCGGTTGGACCAGATTCCGGCGGACGAATCGGATTGGTCGATTTCTGTTCGGGGGGCGACCCGCCTGGCGGCCTCATTGAGAGAGAACATTCAGGATGCGTTGCTCTTCAGAGAACTGACGACCCTCCGGCGAGATGTTCCTCTCAGGGAGACGCCTGACGAACTGCGGTGGCGTGGGGCAAAACGATCTGAATTCGAAGCGCTGTGTGATGAATTTGGCTTCGGTGAACTAAAAACGAGGCCGCACGTATGGCAGGATTAG